A genome region from Oryzias melastigma strain HK-1 linkage group LG12, ASM292280v2, whole genome shotgun sequence includes the following:
- the glis3 gene encoding zinc finger protein GLIS3 has product MSGKGCQLMVSPSRVSPPLKMTRGHQSQYIRMPAASPDLVSLGSSLGRPEEVKAGNGNSFTAGKQNGSHVVLPALSLRRQVLINGKHLSGPTASLAARQPLSTTTPKLSRLLPPDNRSRDCEVSGSTVDVFGKATDVNLTVTNSPLSVATGHRYTAEYHPPSSHNVPAPQSDGRSLLSRESLASTTLSLFETQSMFSGKHDWPYGYRVLPPLGSHCSNQANEVCEQFSLSPGAAMSGTASASASLPSYLFAGEAGSPRQACAKKRPLSMSPLSDLMGIDFNSIIRTSPTSLVAYINGPRSSPASYSTISPILSDGYGHFLGVRGRCIPQNHPYSFPGSSQIPASQFECGRMEMIDEGRGLESQMANMVVQQQCLPEETGFLEKTTDSCSQPSSDVLSLQSEPATLSTVQEDAASQGPPPPYHSHKHVYLSRHHCKAKPPSKDSVTQPAPYPHKYGISYLPQIPMLEEEEGELEDYGAHSCRWMDCSAVYDQKEELVRHIEKLHVDQRKTEDFTCYWVGCPRNLKPFNARYKLLIHMRVHSGEKPNKCSFEGCKKAFSRLENLKIHLRSHTGEKPYLCQHPGCHKAFSNSSDRAKHQRTHLDTKPYACQVPGCGKRYTDPSSLRKHLKSHSTRERQLRKKMKPCDEGSLDTLTDCLTIQPLHPNTSSLATQDNVSSGASHDSFSAAAHGHDSFGDPHLTHLFPVQDGPRFAAPCPHQLFSEDLCGTSTCLPPSGPFLQNNCYIKQFSQAPGVADHSPGFDVQEEEITANRELPSVEYYSVLDHGSN; this is encoded by the exons ATGAGTGGGAAAGGCTGTCAGCTCATGGTGTCTCCGTCCAGAGTGTCCCCACCGCTCAAAATGACCAGAGGCCACCAGTCCCAGTATATCAGAATGCCGGCAGCTTCTCCTGACCTGGTCAGCCTCGGTTCCTCCTTGGGGAGGCCGGAAGAAGTGAAAGCGGGAAACGGGAACTCTTTTACTGCTGGGAAGCAAAATGGGAGCCATGTTGTCTTGCCTGCCCTGAGTCTTCGCAGGCAAGTTTTAATCAATGGGAAACATCTAAGCGGGCCCACCGCATCTTTAGCCGCCCGTCAGCCTTTGAGTACAACAACCCCAAAACTATCAAGACTCCTCCCACCTGACAACAGATCCAGAG ATTGTGAAGTGTCTGGCTCCACTGTGGATGTATTTGGAAAGGCAACTGATGTTAACCTCACTGTGACCAACAGTCCCCTGAGTGTTGCAACAGGCCACCGATATACAGCCGAGTATCATCCCCCGTCATCTCATAATGTGCCAGCTCCCCAAAGTGATGGCAG ATCCCTACTGTCCAGAGAATCCTTGGCATCCACCACCCTTAGTCTGTTCGAAACACAGTCCATGTTTAGTGGGAAACATGACTGGCCATATGGTTACCGTGTGCTTCCTCCCCTGGGGTCCCACTGCTCTAACCAAGCCAACGAGGTCTGTGAGCAGTTCAGTCTCTCCCCCGGTGCTGCCATGTCAGGCACAGCAAGCGCCTCTGCCTCCCTCCCATCATACCTATTTGCAGGTGAGGCTGGAAGCCCCAGACAGGCGTGTGCAAAAAAGAGACCTCTCTCCATGTCACCTTTGTCGGACCTTATGGGCATTGACTTCAACTCTATCATACGCACGTCCCCCACCTCCCTCGTGGCATATATTAATGGTCCCCGCAGTTCACCGGCCTCCTACTCCACCATCTCACCCATTCTGTCCGACGGATACGGTCACTTCCTGGGAGTGAGAGGTCGCTGCATACCTCAGAATCACCCCTACAGCTTTCCCGGTTCCTCACAAATTCCAGCCTCACAGTTCGAATGTGGCCGGATGGAGATGATCGACGAGGGAAGGGGTCTGGAGAGCCAGATGGCCAACATGGTGGTGCAGCAGCAGTGTCTCCCTGAGGAAACTGGGTTTCTGGAAAAGACGACGGACAGCTGTAGCCAACCTAGCAGCGATGTCCTGTCTCTACAGTCAGAGCCAGCTACACTATCTACTGTCCAGGAAGACGCTGCTTCACAAGGGCCTCCACCACCCTACCACTCCCACAAGCACGTCTATCTCTCCAGACATCATTGCAAAGCTAAACCTCCCTCCAAAGACTCTGTCACACAGCCCGCTCCATATCCTCACAAGTATGGAATCAGCTATTTACCCCAGATTCCAATGCTGGAAGAGGAAGAAGGAGAGCTGGAGGACTATGGTGCCCACAGCTGCCGATGGATGGACTGCAGTGCAGTTTATGACCAAAAGGAGGAGCTGGTGAGGCACATAGAGAAGCTCCACGTGGACCAACGGAAGACTGAGGATTTCACCTGCTACTGGGTCGGCTGTCCTCGCAACCTGAAGCCCTTTAATGCCAGATACAAGCTGCTCATCCACATGAGAGTCCATTCTGGAGAGAAGCCCAACAAATGCTCG TTTGAGGGCTGCAAGAAGGCCTTTTCTCGACTTGAAAACCTGAAGATCCACCTGCGCAGCCACACGGGGGAGAAACCCTATCTGTGTCAGCACCCAGGATGCCACAAGGCTTTCAGCAACTCCAGTGACAGAGCCAAACACCAGCGCACACACCTGGACACA AAGCCGTACGCGTGCCAGGTTCCTGGCTGTGGAAAGCGTTACACTGATCCCAGTTCATTAAGGAAACATTTGAAATCCCACTCGACAAGAGAGCGACAGTTACGCAAGAAG ATGAAACCCTGTGATGAAGGGAGTCTAGACACACTTACAGATTGCTTAACTATCCAACCTCTTCATCCAAACACTTCCTCTCTGGCAACCCAAGACAACGTATCTTCTGGTGCCTCTCATGACTCATTCTCTG cTGCAGCACACGGACACGACTCCTTCGGCGACCCTCACCTGACTCATTTGTTCCCCGTGCAAGACGGCCCCAG gttCGCCGCTCCTTGCCCTCATCAGCTCTTCTCCGAGGACTTGTGTGGGACTTCCACCTGCCTTCCTCCCAGTGGACCATTCCTCCAGAACAACTGTTATATAAAGCAGTTCAGCCAGGCTCCTGGTGTGGCAGATCACAGTCCAG GATTTGACGTTCAAGAGGAAGAAATCACTGCTAATCGGGAGCTGCCCAGCGTGGAGTACTACAGTGTTTTGGACCATGGCTCAAATTAG